The following are encoded in a window of Staphylospora marina genomic DNA:
- the fmt gene encoding methionyl-tRNA formyltransferase yields the protein MGTPDFAVPCLDTLVNEGYRVVGVVTQPDRPRGRKMELTPPPVKRAALKWGLPVFQPEKLREPDALEQVLALEPDLVVTAAYGQILPERLLKAPRFGCINVHASLLPRYRGGAPIHRAIVNGEKETGVTLMYMEKRLDAGDMIAQKAVPITERDHAGSMHDKLSLLGAELLKETLPKLLAGEVQAVPQDESLATFAPNLTREDERMDWNRSARDLACQVRGLHPWPVAFTTWNQKPLKVWWAVAKDEPAGADPGTIVRVEEDGMAVATGQGILLLTEVQPAGKTRMSAAEFARGRRIKAGERLGEG from the coding sequence ATGGGAACGCCCGACTTTGCCGTTCCTTGCCTCGACACGTTGGTCAACGAAGGATATCGCGTGGTCGGGGTGGTCACCCAGCCGGACCGTCCGCGCGGTCGCAAGATGGAGTTGACGCCTCCGCCCGTCAAACGGGCGGCTCTCAAGTGGGGGCTTCCGGTGTTTCAGCCGGAAAAACTGCGGGAACCGGATGCGCTGGAGCAGGTGCTGGCGCTTGAGCCCGATCTGGTGGTGACCGCCGCGTACGGACAGATTTTGCCGGAGCGGCTGTTGAAGGCCCCACGGTTCGGTTGCATCAATGTGCATGCCTCTTTGCTTCCCCGGTACCGGGGAGGCGCGCCGATTCACCGGGCGATTGTCAACGGGGAGAAAGAAACGGGCGTCACCCTGATGTACATGGAAAAAAGGCTGGACGCCGGAGACATGATTGCCCAAAAAGCCGTTCCGATCACCGAACGGGATCATGCCGGCTCGATGCATGACAAGCTCAGTTTGCTGGGGGCCGAGCTTTTGAAAGAGACGCTGCCGAAATTGCTCGCGGGAGAGGTGCAGGCCGTTCCCCAGGACGAAAGTCTGGCCACGTTCGCTCCCAACCTGACAAGGGAAGATGAACGGATGGATTGGAACCGTTCCGCCCGTGATCTTGCCTGTCAGGTGCGCGGACTTCATCCCTGGCCGGTGGCGTTCACCACCTGGAATCAAAAACCGCTCAAGGTTTGGTGGGCGGTGGCGAAGGACGAGCCGGCCGGTGCGGATCCCGGAACGATCGTCCGCGTTGAGGAAGACGGCATGGCCGTGGCGACCGGTCAAGGAATCCTGTTGCTCACCGAAGTGCAACCTGCCGGAAAAACGCGCATGTCGGCGGCCGAATTTGCGCGGGGCCGGCGGATCAAAGCCGGCGAGAGATTGGGGGAAGGCTGA
- the def gene encoding peptide deformylase: MGIRRIVQYPDPVLRKKAVLVSRFNERLHKLLDDMAETMYDARGVGLAAPQVGISKRVIVVDVGDGLYEMVNPEIVAKEGEQIEPAEGCLSIPNLLGVVRRARWIRVKGQDRYGNPVELEAEDYLARAFQHEIDHLNGILFPDVADRVFRPEESEEEDE; this comes from the coding sequence GTGGGAATCAGACGCATTGTTCAATATCCGGATCCCGTCCTCAGAAAGAAAGCCGTTTTGGTTTCCCGTTTCAACGAGCGGCTTCACAAACTGTTGGATGACATGGCCGAAACCATGTACGACGCGAGAGGAGTCGGGCTGGCCGCTCCGCAGGTGGGCATTTCCAAACGGGTGATCGTGGTGGATGTCGGAGACGGGCTGTACGAGATGGTGAACCCCGAGATCGTGGCCAAAGAGGGAGAACAGATCGAACCCGCGGAAGGATGCCTCAGCATCCCCAATCTGCTCGGAGTGGTGAGACGGGCCCGTTGGATTCGGGTGAAAGGTCAGGACCGGTACGGCAATCCGGTGGAACTGGAAGCGGAAGATTACCTGGCGAGGGCGTTCCAGCACGAAATCGACCATCTCAACGGCATTCTCTTTCCGGACGTGGCCGACCGGGTGTTCAGGCCGGAAGAATCGGAGGAAGAAGACGAGTGA
- the priA gene encoding primosomal protein N': MRTEPLVAEVVVDVPARETDKVFDYLVPDELAPVVEAGSRVQVEFGTRKRVGYVVGLKRGSRTTRLKEILDVMDLLPPLTPELVRLGLYMAEEYVCRVITAFTAMVPAVLKGKYRRVVVLRPEASDKPESLLSLSAESLFQVLSERAEVDVEEALKLPGITPGVLRELEAEGRIALEERVGDRSTHKRVVWVKPADVSGLEEAMRALPARAIRQREILRRFSEHPEEVSLPELLRKTGASRQTVKSLVSAGVLLWEERESYRDPSGGKPVERTEPLPLTDEQASALAAIREPLRKGRFHSVLLHGVTGSGKTEVYLQAIEEALRLQRESIVLVPEISLTPQMVKRFKGRFGDQVAVLHSGLSAGERYDEWRKIRRGEVKVAIGARSAVFAPFRRLGLIIIDEEHESSYKQEENPKYHAREIAKWRAREHGAVLVLGSATPSLESYVAARTGGHEWVRLEKRVHGRPLPRIEVVDLREELRTGNRSMFSGVLRREIEGVLRREEQAVLFLNRRGFSTFVMCRECGESLMCPHCDISLTFHRTNRTVRCHYCGHAEPVPAACPGCGSRHIRHFGAGTQRVEEELTRLFPGIRVIRMDVDTTGTKGAHERLLSAFGEGRADVLLGTQMIAKGLDFPGVTLVGVIAADTMLHLPDFRASERTFQLLTQVSGRAGRHERPGKVVIQTYSPEHYSIALAAAHRTEEFYREEGRLRKRHDYPPFCGLFTILLSHPDRVKLLRAGQELARFIGGRLPGDCRMLGPVPAPVPRINDRYRLQLIIRHPSKAETADPVKSILRKAEGLLNDPELRIQLDRDGVLP, translated from the coding sequence ATGCGCACTGAACCTTTGGTGGCCGAAGTGGTGGTTGACGTGCCGGCCCGGGAGACGGACAAAGTGTTCGACTATCTGGTGCCGGATGAACTCGCTCCGGTGGTGGAAGCGGGCAGCCGGGTGCAGGTTGAATTCGGCACGCGAAAACGGGTCGGGTATGTGGTGGGGCTGAAACGCGGATCACGGACGACCCGGCTCAAGGAAATTCTGGACGTGATGGATCTTTTGCCCCCGTTGACCCCGGAGCTGGTCAGGCTGGGGCTTTACATGGCCGAAGAATATGTGTGCCGGGTGATCACGGCGTTCACCGCCATGGTGCCTGCCGTGCTCAAGGGGAAGTACCGCCGGGTGGTCGTGCTCCGGCCCGAGGCATCCGACAAACCCGAGTCGCTGCTGAGCCTGTCCGCGGAATCCCTCTTTCAAGTGCTGTCGGAACGAGCCGAAGTGGATGTGGAAGAAGCGCTGAAGCTTCCGGGCATCACTCCCGGCGTGCTGCGGGAATTGGAAGCGGAAGGGCGCATCGCGCTGGAAGAGCGGGTGGGAGACAGAAGCACGCACAAACGGGTGGTTTGGGTGAAGCCCGCGGATGTTTCCGGGCTGGAAGAGGCGATGCGCGCTTTGCCGGCGCGTGCAATCCGCCAACGGGAGATTCTCCGGCGCTTTTCGGAACATCCGGAAGAAGTGAGCCTGCCGGAGCTGCTCAGGAAGACGGGGGCATCGCGCCAAACGGTGAAATCGCTGGTTTCCGCCGGCGTTCTGCTGTGGGAAGAGCGGGAGTCGTACCGGGATCCTTCGGGGGGCAAACCCGTGGAACGAACGGAACCTCTGCCGCTCACGGATGAACAGGCTTCCGCCTTGGCGGCCATCCGGGAACCCCTTCGAAAAGGGCGTTTCCATTCCGTCTTGCTGCATGGGGTGACCGGGAGCGGAAAGACGGAAGTGTACCTTCAGGCGATCGAGGAAGCCTTGCGGTTGCAACGGGAGTCCATCGTGTTGGTCCCGGAGATTTCGTTGACTCCGCAGATGGTCAAACGGTTCAAGGGACGATTCGGGGATCAGGTTGCCGTGTTGCACAGCGGGTTGTCCGCGGGTGAACGGTACGATGAATGGCGAAAAATCCGCCGCGGGGAAGTCAAGGTGGCCATCGGAGCCCGATCGGCCGTTTTTGCCCCTTTTCGCCGCCTTGGCCTGATCATCATCGACGAGGAACACGAGTCATCCTACAAACAGGAAGAAAATCCGAAGTACCACGCCCGCGAGATCGCCAAGTGGAGAGCGAGGGAGCACGGAGCGGTTCTGGTTCTCGGTTCGGCCACCCCGTCCCTGGAAAGTTATGTCGCCGCGCGAACCGGAGGACATGAGTGGGTGAGGCTGGAGAAGCGGGTTCACGGCCGACCGCTTCCACGGATCGAAGTGGTGGATCTTCGCGAAGAATTGCGTACGGGAAACCGCTCGATGTTCAGCGGTGTTCTTCGACGGGAAATCGAGGGAGTCCTCCGGAGAGAGGAGCAGGCGGTCCTGTTTCTCAATCGCCGGGGCTTTTCCACCTTTGTCATGTGCCGGGAGTGCGGAGAATCGCTGATGTGTCCTCACTGTGACATCTCCCTGACGTTCCACCGCACCAACCGGACCGTTCGCTGTCATTATTGCGGGCATGCCGAACCGGTGCCCGCTGCCTGTCCGGGATGCGGCAGCCGTCACATCCGGCATTTCGGCGCCGGAACGCAGCGGGTGGAAGAGGAGTTGACCCGCCTGTTTCCGGGGATCCGGGTGATTCGGATGGACGTGGACACCACCGGGACCAAGGGTGCGCATGAGCGGTTGTTGTCCGCATTCGGGGAAGGTCGGGCGGATGTGCTCCTCGGCACGCAAATGATCGCCAAAGGGTTGGATTTTCCGGGAGTGACGCTGGTGGGCGTGATTGCCGCGGACACCATGCTTCACCTTCCGGACTTCCGGGCATCCGAACGGACGTTCCAACTCCTGACGCAGGTGAGCGGTCGGGCCGGAAGGCACGAACGTCCGGGAAAAGTGGTCATCCAGACTTACAGTCCGGAACACTACAGCATCGCATTGGCGGCGGCGCACCGGACGGAGGAATTTTACCGGGAAGAAGGCAGGCTCAGAAAGCGGCACGACTATCCGCCGTTTTGCGGCCTGTTCACCATCCTGCTCAGCCACCCGGACCGTGTGAAACTGCTTCGGGCCGGTCAGGAGTTGGCACGGTTTATCGGCGGAAGACTGCCCGGCGATTGCCGGATGCTCGGTCCCGTTCCCGCTCCCGTTCCGAGGATCAACGACCGGTACCGCCTGCAACTGATCATCCGGCATCCGTCGAAGGCGGAAACGGCAGATCCCGTAAAAAGCATCCTGAGGAAAGCGGAGGGTCTGCTGAACGATCCCGAATTGCGGATTCAGCTGGATCGCGACGGAGTGTTGCCTTGA